One window of Dysgonomonas mossii genomic DNA carries:
- a CDS encoding O-acetylhomoserine aminocarboxypropyltransferase/cysteine synthase family protein, with protein MSNYKFETLQVHAGQEVDPVTRSRAVPIYQTTSYTFDDAQHGADLFGLRKFGNIYIRLMNPTTDVFEKRIAALEGGTSALATASGHSAQFLALNNILSQGDNFVTTSHLYGGTHNQFKSQFKRLGVEARFTPDDEPASFERLIDDRTKALYLETIGNPDLNIPDFEAIAAVADKYEIPLIVDNTFGAGGALFRPIEHGATIVVESATKWIGGHGTSLGGVIVDSGKFNWGNGKFPEFTEPSDSYHGLVFWDVFGANGPFGNIAFTIRARVEGLRDWGSTISPFNSFLLLQGLETLSLRVERHVENTLAVAKWLEKHPKVEYVNYPGLESSPYHALAKKYFKKGAGGVLSFKVKGSGDNADKVINSLQLISHLANVGDAKSLIIHPATTTHEQLSDEERVLAGAIPGLLRLSVGIENIDDIIADLDQALSNI; from the coding sequence ATGAGCAACTATAAATTTGAAACGTTACAAGTACATGCCGGACAAGAGGTAGATCCGGTTACACGATCACGTGCTGTACCTATTTATCAAACAACGTCATACACTTTTGATGACGCACAACATGGAGCCGATTTGTTTGGACTTCGTAAATTCGGGAATATATACATTCGTCTGATGAATCCGACTACAGATGTATTTGAAAAACGTATAGCTGCTCTTGAAGGTGGAACATCTGCTCTGGCAACAGCATCAGGTCACTCCGCTCAATTTTTGGCGCTCAATAATATACTGTCACAGGGAGACAACTTCGTTACTACTTCGCATCTGTATGGTGGTACACACAATCAGTTCAAGTCACAGTTCAAACGTTTGGGAGTAGAAGCACGCTTTACACCGGATGACGAGCCGGCTTCGTTCGAAAGGCTTATTGATGACAGAACAAAAGCTCTTTATCTGGAGACAATCGGAAATCCCGATCTGAATATCCCTGATTTTGAAGCTATCGCTGCTGTAGCCGACAAATACGAAATACCACTAATTGTAGATAATACGTTCGGTGCAGGAGGTGCACTCTTCCGCCCGATAGAACATGGGGCTACCATTGTAGTAGAAAGTGCTACCAAATGGATAGGCGGACATGGAACATCTCTTGGCGGGGTGATTGTAGATAGCGGTAAGTTCAACTGGGGCAATGGTAAGTTCCCTGAATTTACAGAGCCATCCGACAGCTATCACGGACTTGTATTCTGGGATGTATTTGGAGCAAATGGTCCATTCGGTAATATCGCATTTACGATACGTGCCCGCGTAGAAGGACTTAGAGACTGGGGTAGTACGATCAGCCCGTTCAACTCATTCCTTCTCTTGCAAGGATTGGAAACACTTTCTCTTCGGGTAGAACGTCATGTGGAAAACACATTGGCTGTTGCTAAATGGTTGGAGAAACATCCGAAAGTAGAATATGTAAACTATCCGGGACTAGAAAGCAGCCCATACCACGCATTGGCTAAAAAATACTTCAAAAAAGGAGCCGGTGGTGTACTTTCTTTCAAAGTAAAAGGATCGGGAGATAATGCCGACAAAGTGATAAATTCCCTCCAACTGATAAGCCACTTGGCAAATGTAGGTGATGCTAAATCTCTCATAATCCATCCTGCAACTACAACTCACGAACAACTTTCGGACGAAGAAAGAGTTTTGGCAGGTGCTATTCCGGGATTGCTACGCTTGTCTGTGGGTATCGAAAATATTGACGATATCATCGCTGATCTGGATCAGGCGCTGAGCAATATATAA
- a CDS encoding glycoside hydrolase family 97 protein: protein MKKNYLIILAVFCTALFSMTVSAQKLFNLKSPNGKLEAVINVGKTIDYSVLHNGDLMLDKSTISMSLSDGTFYGKDAKLSGSSTKSVNQIISAQVYKRKQIKDNYNELTLKFKDHSILFRAYDDGIAYRFVSASKKPFAVQGEQVEFNFPADSKAFINYTNKYESASFEEQFFNSFEQPYVHNLLSEWNKKRLAISPLVVEGVKGKKVCIVEADLLNYPGMFLYPGDKANILKGIFAPYPKDVEQGGHNNLQMVVKSRENFLAKFDGATNFPWRVVIVSEKDSDLADSDMVYKLATPSQGDYSWVKPGKVAWDWWNDWNLYNVDFKTGVNNQTYKYYIDFASKYGIEYVILDEGWAVNLKADLFQVVPEINLPELVAYAKSKNVGLILWAGFHAFDRDMEAVCKHYSEMGIKGFKVDFMDRDDQVVVDFHRRGAETAAKYKMMLDYHGTYKPTGLQRTYPNVINFEGVNGLEQMKWAENLDQVTYDVTIPFIRQVAGPMDYTQGAMRNATKGNYRSVNNEAMSQGTRCRQLAEYVIFESPLNMLCDSPSNYMAEPECTEFIAAVPTVWDNTVALNGEIAKYVAIARQKGDAWYVGALTNWDARTMELDLSFLGEGNFKGEVFKDGVNADRVAKDYKKEIIDIPADRKLPISMAPGGGYVVKIIKK from the coding sequence ATGAAAAAAAATTACTTGATTATTTTAGCCGTATTTTGCACGGCTCTGTTTTCAATGACAGTATCAGCCCAGAAGTTATTTAATCTTAAATCTCCGAATGGTAAGCTGGAAGCTGTAATTAATGTAGGTAAAACAATCGATTATTCTGTTTTGCATAACGGCGATCTTATGCTCGACAAGTCTACAATTTCCATGTCACTCAGTGACGGAACTTTCTATGGAAAAGACGCGAAGTTGTCGGGGTCATCTACAAAGAGCGTAAATCAGATAATTAGTGCTCAGGTATATAAACGTAAACAGATAAAAGATAATTATAATGAGCTTACGCTCAAATTTAAAGATCACAGTATTCTCTTTAGAGCATATGACGATGGTATTGCTTACCGTTTTGTGTCTGCGTCTAAAAAGCCTTTTGCAGTACAAGGCGAACAGGTTGAGTTTAATTTTCCTGCAGACAGCAAAGCTTTTATCAATTATACGAATAAATATGAATCGGCGTCTTTTGAAGAACAATTCTTCAATTCATTCGAACAACCGTATGTTCATAATCTTTTGTCTGAGTGGAATAAGAAAAGACTTGCCATAAGCCCTTTGGTAGTAGAGGGAGTAAAGGGCAAAAAGGTTTGCATTGTAGAAGCTGACCTTCTTAATTATCCGGGAATGTTCTTATATCCGGGAGATAAAGCCAATATTCTGAAAGGGATTTTTGCACCGTATCCGAAAGATGTAGAACAAGGAGGACACAACAATCTGCAAATGGTTGTAAAATCTCGTGAAAATTTCCTTGCAAAATTTGATGGTGCTACAAATTTCCCTTGGCGTGTGGTAATAGTTTCTGAAAAAGATTCAGATCTGGCAGATAGTGATATGGTGTACAAGCTGGCAACACCGTCTCAGGGTGACTATTCTTGGGTAAAACCGGGTAAGGTAGCATGGGACTGGTGGAACGATTGGAACCTTTATAATGTAGATTTCAAGACAGGAGTGAACAATCAGACGTATAAATATTATATAGACTTCGCATCTAAATATGGTATAGAATATGTGATTCTGGATGAGGGATGGGCTGTGAATTTGAAAGCCGATCTGTTTCAGGTTGTTCCCGAAATTAATTTGCCCGAACTTGTCGCTTATGCTAAATCGAAGAATGTAGGTCTTATCCTTTGGGCAGGGTTTCATGCTTTCGATCGTGATATGGAAGCCGTTTGCAAACATTATAGTGAAATGGGAATCAAAGGTTTTAAAGTAGACTTTATGGATAGGGACGATCAGGTTGTTGTTGATTTTCACCGTCGTGGTGCAGAAACGGCTGCTAAATATAAGATGATGTTAGACTACCACGGTACTTACAAGCCTACAGGTTTGCAACGAACATATCCTAATGTGATTAACTTTGAGGGCGTAAATGGATTGGAGCAGATGAAATGGGCTGAAAATCTCGATCAGGTTACCTATGATGTTACTATTCCGTTTATTCGTCAGGTAGCAGGGCCTATGGATTATACGCAAGGTGCGATGCGCAATGCTACAAAAGGAAATTACAGAAGCGTGAATAACGAAGCCATGAGCCAAGGTACACGTTGCCGTCAGCTTGCTGAATATGTTATTTTCGAATCTCCGTTGAATATGCTTTGCGACAGCCCGTCAAACTATATGGCAGAACCCGAGTGTACTGAGTTTATCGCTGCTGTACCTACCGTTTGGGATAATACAGTTGCTTTGAATGGCGAAATTGCAAAATATGTAGCCATTGCCCGTCAAAAGGGAGATGCATGGTATGTGGGTGCATTAACAAACTGGGATGCCCGTACTATGGAACTGGATTTGTCATTCTTGGGCGAAGGCAACTTCAAAGGAGAAGTTTTTAAAGACGGTGTAAACGCCGATCGTGTTGCTAAGGACTACAAAAAGGAAATAATAGATATTCCTGCCGATCGGAAACTTCCAATATCAATGGCTCCGGGTGGAGGTTATGTTGTGAAAATAATAAAAAAATAA
- a CDS encoding UDP-N-acetylmuramoyl-tripeptide--D-alanyl-D-alanine ligase, with the protein MEISDLYNIYKKYPEISTDTRNSPKDSIFFALKGANFNGNEYAEKAIDQGCAYAVVDEERYATRPNIILVKDSLETLQELARHHRKQFIKKPIIAITGTNGKTTTKELIYSVLSQEYNVLATQGNLNNHIGVPLTLLRIKKEHEIVIVEMGASHVGEIRFLAEMALPNYGLITNLGHAHIEGFGSFENVVKAKGELYEFIRSTKDGKIFIDYSNLLLREMSEGITSIYYGLEEDLFISGKVTSISPFLALEWKFGNKRNKVQTNMIGEYNLSNALAAITIGKYLGVKASLICKAIEEYVPTNNRSQLKKTEKNMLIIDAYNANPTSMHAALENFDHMDVNHKVLILGDMKELGPDTDMEHQKIADYISDHNFDRVMFIGDNFSRVKTKYPRFKNLDHLKEYLEKDPVEDSYILLKGSRGVQLEKCIDML; encoded by the coding sequence ATGGAGATATCAGATCTATATAATATATATAAGAAATACCCGGAAATTTCAACTGATACACGTAATAGTCCTAAAGATTCAATATTTTTTGCATTAAAAGGTGCAAATTTTAACGGGAATGAATACGCTGAAAAAGCAATCGATCAGGGCTGTGCCTATGCTGTTGTTGATGAAGAGAGATACGCAACCAGACCGAATATAATATTAGTAAAAGACAGTCTGGAAACACTACAAGAATTAGCCCGCCATCACCGGAAACAATTTATAAAAAAGCCAATTATTGCTATCACCGGAACAAACGGAAAAACAACTACAAAAGAGTTGATTTATTCTGTTTTGTCTCAGGAGTATAATGTGCTGGCAACTCAGGGAAACCTGAATAATCATATCGGAGTCCCGCTAACTTTGCTGAGGATAAAAAAAGAACATGAGATTGTGATTGTGGAAATGGGAGCGAGCCATGTAGGTGAAATCCGCTTTCTTGCCGAGATGGCTTTGCCAAACTATGGGCTGATTACCAATTTGGGACATGCACATATCGAGGGGTTTGGTTCGTTCGAAAATGTGGTGAAGGCCAAAGGTGAGTTGTATGAATTTATCCGCAGTACCAAAGATGGGAAGATATTTATAGACTACAGCAATTTGCTCTTACGTGAAATGTCGGAAGGGATAACGTCTATATATTACGGACTGGAGGAAGATTTATTTATTTCAGGAAAAGTAACATCTATCAGTCCTTTCCTTGCATTGGAATGGAAATTTGGGAATAAACGCAATAAGGTGCAAACAAATATGATAGGAGAGTACAATCTTTCTAATGCATTGGCTGCAATAACTATTGGTAAGTATCTTGGGGTAAAGGCTTCTTTGATATGTAAAGCGATAGAGGAGTATGTGCCGACTAATAACCGCTCGCAACTAAAAAAGACAGAAAAAAACATGCTTATAATAGATGCATACAATGCCAATCCGACAAGTATGCATGCCGCTCTCGAAAATTTTGACCATATGGATGTAAATCATAAGGTTCTTATCCTTGGAGATATGAAGGAGCTGGGACCTGATACAGATATGGAGCATCAGAAGATTGCAGATTATATAAGCGATCATAACTTTGACAGGGTTATGTTTATCGGAGATAATTTCAGCAGGGTAAAAACAAAGTATCCGAGATTTAAAAATCTTGACCACCTGAAAGAATATCTCGAAAAAGATCCGGTTGAAGATAGTTACATATTACTCAAAGGCTCGAGGGGAGTACAACTTGAGAAATGTATTGACATGCTATAA
- a CDS encoding Kelch repeat-containing protein — protein MKLYLYIFFILSCFYSQTALSQGLKFCGGEQSIDKRTSYDVFKNSSVAFSNYFNIDFKIALYPAKEIGYILRIKNEKSDKIYNLFYDGQGSSFVFKFNEEGRSSLITAELNKEEQLDKHWLRMIISFDLKSDSIRLTVNDRVFRAVASGLPEKYYPIILFGKSDHIIDTPSFAIKELSVGNNEKYIFPLRENEGSIVHDSKGKALGEVLNPQWLINDAYHWSFKTSFKSETVAGANYNVRKKEIYYFNRDAISIYNVRSGETRTKVFDEKCPVNLALGTNFIDTKNNRLYAYEVYHNITDEQPMIASLNLDTYQWTTESTERLPRQLHHHGAYYDPSTDKYTIFGGFGNMYYSKNFYCFDLNERKWSTLDGFSGDTILPRYFSSVGYLKKTNSIYVFGGMGNESGEQVVGRKYFYDLHKVDLNTKHITKLWEIPWDKSNVVPVRGMVILDDSCFYTLCYPEHFSKSFLQLYRFSLKDGSYEILGDSIPIYSDKITTNANLYYDHQLNNLYAIVQEFADDVSSDLKVYSLAFPPITADDLTNYPKEESGIIVLIIIGLACICISIIGYLLYRRFVQKNKNSRNTSQTFRTLNNDKERIDKPNSIYLFGEFTVRDRNNKDITYMFSTKLRQMFFLVLQYSIEDGITSQRLSNLIWPDKPEDKVKNSRGVTINHLRKALGELDGIEFVYDKGYFKIVLTDECYCDFVRCIQIISTGIEENREELIEILTRGKFLRSSDQALFDTFKIDMEHKLEPVLLIEIEKSFTTEAYQTTINLTEALFNIDPLNDEALVFQTKALQRLKLNEEARIRYQAFVVEYKKTMGSDYPHPYKDLI, from the coding sequence ATGAAACTGTATCTATATATATTTTTCATACTTAGTTGTTTTTATTCACAAACAGCCTTATCTCAAGGTCTAAAATTTTGTGGAGGGGAACAATCTATAGATAAAAGAACCTCTTACGATGTTTTCAAAAATTCATCCGTTGCCTTTTCCAACTATTTCAATATTGATTTCAAGATAGCTCTTTATCCTGCAAAAGAAATTGGATACATTCTTCGTATAAAAAATGAGAAATCCGATAAAATCTATAATTTATTTTATGACGGACAAGGAAGTAGTTTTGTATTCAAATTCAATGAAGAAGGACGAAGCAGCTTGATCACTGCCGAACTAAATAAAGAAGAACAGCTTGATAAGCATTGGCTCAGAATGATAATATCATTTGATCTAAAGAGTGATTCGATAAGATTAACTGTAAATGACAGAGTATTTAGAGCTGTAGCCTCAGGGCTTCCGGAAAAATACTATCCGATTATTCTCTTTGGTAAAAGCGACCACATTATCGACACTCCTTCTTTTGCAATCAAAGAACTCTCGGTTGGGAATAATGAGAAATATATATTTCCATTAAGAGAGAATGAGGGAAGTATAGTACACGATTCGAAAGGGAAGGCACTGGGAGAAGTATTAAATCCACAATGGCTGATAAATGATGCTTATCACTGGAGCTTTAAGACTTCATTCAAATCCGAAACTGTAGCCGGAGCTAACTACAACGTAAGAAAGAAAGAAATATATTATTTCAACAGGGATGCGATATCTATATATAATGTAAGATCGGGCGAAACAAGAACAAAAGTCTTCGATGAAAAATGTCCGGTAAACCTTGCTTTGGGTACAAACTTCATCGATACGAAAAACAATAGACTATATGCATATGAGGTGTATCACAATATAACGGATGAACAGCCCATGATTGCCAGTTTGAATCTGGATACCTATCAATGGACAACAGAAAGCACTGAGCGACTTCCCAGACAACTACATCATCACGGGGCTTACTACGATCCTTCAACGGATAAATACACCATATTTGGAGGATTCGGCAATATGTACTATAGTAAGAACTTTTATTGTTTCGACCTAAACGAGAGAAAATGGTCAACACTGGACGGTTTTAGCGGAGATACAATACTTCCTCGTTATTTTTCGTCAGTAGGATATCTGAAGAAAACAAATTCCATATATGTATTCGGAGGGATGGGTAACGAATCCGGCGAACAGGTGGTAGGACGAAAATATTTCTATGATCTGCATAAAGTTGATTTAAATACAAAACATATTACAAAGCTCTGGGAAATTCCATGGGATAAAAGCAATGTAGTACCTGTACGGGGAATGGTTATCCTTGATGATTCTTGTTTTTATACATTGTGTTATCCGGAGCATTTTTCGAAATCATTTTTACAATTATACCGCTTCTCGCTGAAAGACGGGAGTTATGAAATATTAGGAGACTCGATTCCGATATATTCGGATAAGATTACAACAAATGCTAATTTATATTACGACCATCAGTTAAACAACCTGTATGCAATTGTACAGGAGTTTGCCGATGATGTATCTTCCGATCTTAAAGTTTATTCGTTAGCATTCCCACCCATTACAGCAGACGATCTTACCAATTATCCCAAAGAAGAATCAGGTATTATTGTTTTAATAATTATCGGCCTAGCTTGTATATGTATCTCTATTATAGGGTATCTTCTATATCGGAGGTTTGTTCAGAAAAATAAGAACAGCAGAAATACCAGCCAAACATTCAGAACGCTGAACAACGATAAAGAACGGATTGATAAGCCTAATTCCATTTATCTATTCGGTGAGTTTACTGTACGCGATAGAAACAATAAAGATATTACCTATATGTTCAGTACAAAGCTAAGGCAAATGTTCTTTCTTGTTCTGCAATATAGTATCGAGGACGGTATCACCTCTCAACGACTTAGCAACCTCATATGGCCCGACAAACCCGAAGATAAAGTAAAAAATTCAAGAGGAGTTACTATCAATCACTTAAGGAAAGCACTAGGGGAATTGGATGGAATTGAATTTGTATATGACAAAGGCTATTTTAAAATAGTATTAACCGACGAATGTTATTGCGACTTTGTAAGATGCATTCAAATCATATCTACCGGTATAGAAGAAAACAGAGAAGAATTAATAGAGATACTAACACGTGGTAAATTCCTAAGATCTTCAGATCAGGCTCTTTTTGATACATTCAAGATAGACATGGAACATAAACTGGAACCTGTATTATTAATAGAAATCGAAAAAAGCTTTACCACAGAGGCCTATCAGACAACTATAAATCTAACAGAGGCTTTGTTCAATATAGACCCGTTGAACGACGAGGCCTTAGTTTTCCAGACCAAAGCTTTACAAAGATTAAAGCTAAATGAAGAGGCTCGCATCCGCTATCAGGCATTTGTTGTAGAATATAAGAAAACAATGGGTAGTGACTATCCTCATCCTTATAAGGATTTGATTTAA
- the cysK gene encoding cysteine synthase A, translating into MGKIAKKLTDLIGNTPLLELSNYNKKHGVDAHVIAKLEYFNPASSVKDRIANAMIEEAEVSGLLHPDSELIEPTSGNTGIGLAFVAAAKGYKLTLTMPETMSIERRNLLKALGANIVLTPGPDGMKGAIAKAEELQRQNPKGVLLQQFANPANPAIHKKTTAEEIWRDTDGKVDIFVAGVGTGGTVSGVGEVLKKYNPNVQIVAVEPTDSPVLSGGKPGPHKIQGIGAGFVPKTYNDSVVDEIIQVSNDDAIRTSRELAREEGLLVGISSGAAAYAATLLAKKPENKGKNIVVILPDTGERYLSTVLYAFEEYPL; encoded by the coding sequence ATGGGAAAAATTGCAAAAAAATTAACTGATCTTATCGGAAACACTCCGCTATTGGAGTTATCGAATTATAATAAGAAACATGGAGTAGATGCTCATGTAATTGCTAAATTGGAATACTTCAATCCGGCATCGAGCGTCAAAGACCGTATTGCCAATGCGATGATAGAAGAAGCAGAGGTATCGGGACTACTTCACCCCGACAGCGAATTGATAGAACCAACCAGTGGAAACACAGGGATAGGGCTTGCTTTTGTAGCTGCGGCAAAAGGCTATAAGCTTACATTGACAATGCCTGAAACCATGAGTATAGAGCGTAGGAATCTACTTAAAGCACTTGGTGCAAATATTGTTCTTACTCCCGGCCCCGATGGCATGAAAGGTGCTATAGCAAAAGCCGAAGAACTACAAAGACAAAACCCGAAAGGAGTTCTTCTTCAACAATTTGCGAATCCTGCAAACCCTGCAATACATAAAAAAACGACTGCTGAAGAAATCTGGCGTGACACCGATGGTAAGGTCGACATCTTTGTAGCGGGAGTTGGTACAGGCGGAACTGTAAGCGGTGTAGGTGAAGTTTTGAAAAAATACAATCCAAATGTGCAAATAGTGGCTGTAGAGCCAACAGACTCACCTGTATTATCAGGAGGTAAACCCGGCCCGCACAAAATACAAGGTATAGGAGCAGGCTTTGTTCCAAAAACATACAATGACTCTGTTGTAGATGAAATCATTCAGGTAAGCAATGACGATGCCATCCGCACAAGCCGTGAACTGGCTCGCGAAGAAGGTCTATTGGTAGGTATATCTTCAGGCGCAGCAGCGTATGCGGCTACATTGTTAGCTAAAAAACCTGAAAACAAAGGAAAGAATATCGTTGTAATTCTTCCCGATACAGGAGAGCGTTATCTGTCTACAGTATTGTATGCTTTTGAAGAATATCCACTTTAA
- a CDS encoding carboxypeptidase-like regulatory domain-containing protein, with amino-acid sequence MKKILRTFLFVAMLGGIVSIATSCSDDESEHVDYGTVTGIVLDEMDAPISGVTVTISGVDETVTTGSDGKYTAQNVSIDSHSVKFSKKGFQTISVTITAGKFDANKVASTSVKMVNADSKIVGTLTDAKNGGAPLAGVVVSISADVSATSGSDGKFVIEDLVKGTYTVTFTKTDYVTITKTVNESDFVDGVATVDLRMGGVELLRGLTAEDLATADKWYYNEYRGGRNGDAYPHWDWSGDYMCALDLRGAWDEQNEGTTLQIRNSGDERNNPANLDVFDSFVYGSKKITEDNKILSLRVRTHDADEASPAYFGVQVIDLSAAEPTNVKIGDTKTHGSGNYADYDFDLSAYVGKEVIVAVGIYRQKTGDYWKQLVLRAIRFADKKVENWDWLPGTDVVDGWKLTQEMVRSTMVHPKKSFSGISKVSGGRDNYKAAYRSWRENSHIAFEWAFVPLHKDPEVFPSEGYLIKTRGSGTAVNTKEPEAYFYSKFAIGAGNNQLTLKTRTFGGNYTFFKLTAIKEDGTVVHVAPKSNTAQEASAAADGCWKFKHGAGGAGEPEAYASFVYDLSQFNGNNVVLVFGVYKGESNGDESKLVFYSINLN; translated from the coding sequence ATGAAGAAAATTTTGCGAACATTTCTGTTCGTAGCTATGCTTGGCGGCATAGTATCTATAGCAACCTCATGTAGTGATGATGAATCGGAACATGTCGATTACGGCACTGTTACGGGGATTGTATTAGATGAGATGGATGCTCCTATTAGTGGTGTTACTGTTACCATATCGGGTGTAGACGAAACAGTGACAACAGGAAGTGATGGCAAATATACTGCCCAGAACGTATCTATTGATTCCCATTCGGTAAAATTCTCAAAGAAGGGATTTCAAACAATTAGTGTAACTATTACTGCCGGTAAATTCGATGCCAACAAAGTAGCATCTACAAGTGTGAAAATGGTAAATGCGGATTCTAAAATAGTAGGTACGCTTACCGATGCTAAAAATGGTGGAGCACCTCTTGCCGGAGTTGTTGTTAGCATAAGTGCTGATGTTTCTGCAACATCGGGGAGTGATGGTAAATTTGTTATCGAAGATTTGGTAAAAGGAACTTATACAGTAACATTTACCAAAACGGACTATGTAACAATAACCAAAACAGTAAACGAAAGTGATTTCGTTGATGGAGTGGCAACAGTAGACCTCAGAATGGGCGGTGTTGAATTACTGCGTGGTTTAACCGCTGAAGATTTGGCAACTGCCGATAAGTGGTATTACAATGAATATCGTGGTGGACGTAATGGCGATGCATATCCTCACTGGGATTGGTCTGGCGATTACATGTGTGCCCTTGACTTAAGAGGAGCTTGGGATGAGCAGAATGAGGGAACAACATTACAAATCCGAAATTCTGGTGATGAACGAAACAATCCGGCTAATCTTGATGTTTTTGACTCTTTTGTATACGGTAGTAAAAAAATAACAGAGGATAATAAAATTCTTTCTCTTAGAGTACGTACCCATGATGCTGATGAGGCTTCTCCAGCCTATTTTGGAGTACAGGTTATCGATCTTTCCGCAGCAGAGCCTACTAATGTGAAAATAGGAGATACAAAGACTCATGGCTCTGGTAATTATGCTGACTATGATTTCGATTTGAGTGCATATGTCGGTAAAGAAGTGATTGTGGCTGTTGGTATCTATAGACAAAAAACAGGTGATTATTGGAAACAATTAGTTCTTCGTGCTATCCGTTTTGCTGATAAAAAAGTAGAAAACTGGGATTGGTTACCGGGAACAGATGTTGTAGATGGATGGAAGCTTACTCAAGAAATGGTACGCTCTACGATGGTACATCCAAAGAAATCATTTAGTGGAATAAGTAAAGTAAGTGGTGGTAGAGATAACTATAAAGCTGCTTATCGTTCATGGCGCGAAAATTCTCATATAGCGTTTGAATGGGCTTTTGTTCCTCTTCATAAAGACCCTGAAGTATTCCCTTCCGAAGGTTACTTGATTAAGACCAGAGGTTCAGGTACTGCTGTTAATACCAAAGAGCCCGAAGCATACTTCTATTCTAAGTTTGCGATAGGAGCAGGTAATAATCAGCTGACATTGAAGACTCGTACCTTTGGAGGTAACTATACATTCTTCAAGCTGACTGCAATCAAAGAAGACGGAACAGTTGTGCATGTCGCTCCAAAATCTAATACCGCTCAAGAGGCTTCCGCTGCCGCAGATGGCTGTTGGAAATTCAAACACGGTGCGGGTGGAGCCGGTGAGCCTGAAGCTTATGCTTCATTTGTATACGATCTGTCACAGTTCAACGGCAACAATGTAGTATTGGTGTTCGGTGTATACAAAGGCGAAAGCAACGGTGACGAAAGCAAGCTGGTATTCTATAGTATCAATCTAAATTAA